Sequence from the Pedobacter sp. D749 genome:
TTTTATCCTTCTCGTTTACGATGCCACCGATCAAAAGCGGAGCAGGTTTTTCTGTTTTATACAATGCTTCCATTGCAGCTAGCTTTGCAGGCTGACGTTTGGCTACGTCTTTTGCAGAGATATCGCCACTTAATGGCTGTAATAAAGCAGCAATACAGGCAAATACAGCCGCTATTTTAAAAGCTTTTAAATGGAACACCGCATTTCTGTCCCTTAGGATCATTAAAGCATGTACACCTGCCACAGCAAAACCCGTTGCGGTAAATGCGGCCAAACACATGTGTAAAGCCTGACTAAACCAGGCCTTGTTGAGCATGGCCTGAATGGGATCGATGTTGAGGTATTGTCCGTTTACAAAATCAAAACCTGCCGGACTATTCATCCAGGCATTGGCGGCCACTACGAGTATTCCGGAGGCCAAACCACTTACCCCTACTACCATTCCTGTAAACCAATGGAACCATTTATTTAACTTATTCCAGCCGTAAAGAAAAAAGCCAAGGGCGATCGCTTCAATAAAAAAAGCTGTTCCTTCCAACGAAAAAGGCATTCCGAATATCGGTCCGGCATGATCCATAAATTTTGGCCAAAGCAAGCCCAGTTCGAATGATAGCATTGTACCGGATACTGCACCGGTAGCAAAAAATATGGCCACCCCTTTACTCCAGGCTTTTGTGAGGTTTTTATACACCTCATCGTTTGTTTTAAGCCATTTGTAATGGGATACGGCCATAAAGAATGGCATCACCATACCGATACAGGAAAAAATAATGTGAAAGCCTAATGATAAGGCCATTTGGGAACGGGCTGCTATAAAATCATCCATGGGCTGTAGATTTTGAATTGTAACAAATATAGTTGTTAAACACTAAAGCCTATGGTAATTCAATGACGTTGAAAGGATTATTTTAAATATAGAACGTTTATAAATTGAAAATAGATTTGGAGGTTGGTTGTTGCAGCAATGATTACTTGGTTTAACCACAGATGTGCACAGATAAACACAGATTTTGGAAGCATCATACCATTATCTATGCACATCCTTTTTATCTGTGGTTAATAAGCTCATGATTGTCTACCTCCCTTTTAACTCATCATAAGCGGTGGTTAAACTCCTTTGAATCAACTCGGAAAATTATTGTTAACCAGGTTATATCCAGCTCCCCTCCTAATTTAGGAGGGGCCAGGGGTGGTTAACGAATAAATATTTACACCCCTTTCAGCTCATCATAAGCAGCAGTTAAACTTCTTTCAATGCCTTCTCCTTTCCATTCGGGTGCATTTGGGATCGTAGTCGTTTTTAAAATATCTTCTTTGCTTTTACCTGCTTTAATTTCGCCGCCCACAAAAGTTAACAGGTTTTGAAGATAATTTTGATAAGCTTTAACATCAGCTTTATTTCCGGTTACTTTTTCCGGATCAAGGCTATGTCCCCAGATAAATAAGGTATCATTATCAAACTGGTTCTGGATTTTATCTAAAGCAGTAATCCAGTTGCCAATGTGTGCGCCATTTTCTCTATCAATATATGGAAATTTACGGTTAAAAACCAGATCACCTACATGCACGATATTGGCATTTTCGAAATGGTAAATAGCATCGCCATTGGTATGCCCTGAACCATAATAATAAGCTTTAATATTTTCGTTGCCCACTTTCGCGCTCCATTTTGTACCGAAAGTGGTATCAGGCAAAAGCTGTTTATCTAAATTATTTGCTTTCTCTGCGCCTCTTTTTTGGTTTACCAATGAATTTTGGTGTGCGACTACTTTTTCAGCCAATCCTTTAAAAGAAATATTCCCAGCGGTATGATCGCCATGGTGATGCGTGTTGATCAAATATTTGAAAGGCTTTTCTCCCAGTTTTTTTAATTCGTCTATTACATGAGGTGCTGTAGTCGGGAACTGTGCATCTACCACTACAAAACCATTGCTCGAATTTAACCAGCCAATAGTTCCACCCTGTTCGGTAAATATCCCAACATCGTTACGGAGCGGTTTAAAATTATAAGCACGCAACAGCTCTTGCTGCCCAAAAACATCTGTTTTATAAATTGAAAGCAAGGCCACTGCCAGTGCAGAATTTTTGATAAATTTTCTTCTTTCCATTTTGGGATTAAGCTAAAAAACCACAGCAAATGCTGTGGTTTAAATTTAATGATTTAGATTCTGAAATAACAAATTATATACCAGAACCCGGTGTGGTACCTGGCTCGTGCCCAGGACCAAAGGAATTATTCTTACGGTCTTTATCTTTGTTAAACAGATTGGTCGTTACTTTTGATGATTTATTTTCATCTAAAGTTCTATCTTCTTTAATATCTTCTGCGGTTTTATCCAGTAAATCGTTCTCAACAACTTTACCTTTTTCTTTATTCGTTTCCATAGTAATTGTAAATTGATATACTATAGGAACAAGCTAAAAATAAGATTGTTTTTATTAATCCACTTCTAATGTTTGGTGGCTCACCAAACAAATAGTAAAACTACTCTAGTCTTAGTGTCTCGCTAAGGCCTCTCAATTAATCTTGTCTCCATGCAAAAAAAGTCTTAGCGAGACGCTAAGACCAGTCTAGGATTCTACAACATTGCTCCAGGCAATTTCCCCATTTCATGGATGCATCCGAAAGAATGAAATTTCCTTTTGTGGATTTTATTGAAATGGTTTGAAGATTCGAAAGAAAACGGATTGAAGATAAATTTGTAAATGTGTTTTCTTTTTTCGTTTAATTTTTCTTCCAACTTTGCGTTTTCCAGATTCGGAGTGTTGTGGTTCTTTTCCATGACGATATAGGTTATTGAAAACCTGGTGGGTTTTCAGGGTTAACAATTTTAATACTTAATAAAAGCTTTTTTAAATTTGCTTAACCTTATACCATGGGGTTTATGATAAGGTTTCGTTCTGGAACTATATTAAAATGGCGTGGATTGCCTTATGTTTAATTAAATTTAAGCTTAATTTTTGAGTTTTGCAAGTTAATTTTTGGGAGTTAAATATTATTGCGCTAAAATCTAAGGGGCATTTTTTGGAAATCAGTTGCAGTAGTACTTGGGAAGATATACTCCTGCTCTTCACTTTATCCCGAAAAAATCGGGATGTTCGTTCCGATCAGGTTTAGGTGGCGCAGCCAGTAATACTATTTGGGGTTGCTGGGCGCAGCGAATTTGTTTTTAAAATGAATCTTATCTTGCATCATACAACCTTAAATAGCAGCACCAGCTTAATGGAGTTAAACCTGATTGAAGCGGTACCGGCCAAGTGCTTAAAGCCTGCAGGCGTATAGCGTAAAGCAGGAAGAAAATTAAAATGAATTACTGCATATCCTTTTCAGAAAAAAATGATTAATGGTTTGCCCACAAAAAAAGTCCCAATTTTCACCGGGACTCTCCTATTTGGTTAATGATATTTTATACTAAAGCATTCTGCTTCACTACCATTTTAACTTTTTCGATTACGTAATCCAAATCCTCTTTAGTGGTATATTTACTAAATGAAAAACGCACTGAAGGACGATTTGGATCGGCATTGATACCATTTAGCACATGTGAGCCAATGTTTGAACCTGAAGAACAGGCACTACCGCCTGAAGCGCAGATACCATTGATATCCAAATTGAACAATAACATATCGGCCATGTCCATTTCAGGGAAAGAAACATTTAATACCGTATATAAACTTTTATCGGCATCGGTTTCGCCATTAAAGCCAATACCTGGGATTTCAGCAATTAACTGTGTTTTTAGATAATCTTTTAGGCCTTGAATGTACGACTGATGATGATCCATTTCTGAATAAGCAATTTCTAAGGCTTTAGCTAAACCCACAATACCATATACATTTTCGGTACCGCCACGCATGTTGCGTTCCTGTGAGCCACCGTAAATCATTGGTGGGATTTTAATATTGCTGTTTACGTATAAAAAGCCAACGCCTTTTGGCCCGTGAAGTTTATGTGCAGCACACACAATAAAATGTGCTTTAAGCTCGCGTACGTTGTGTGGATAATGGCCCATAGTCTGAACGGTATCGGCATGGTAAATAGCATTGTATTTCTCGCAGATATCGCCAACTTTAACCATATCGGTTAGTGTGCCCAATTCGTTATTGGCATGCATCAATGAAACGAAAGTACGCTCGTTATTTTGAAGCAGTTCTTCTAAATGGTTATAATCGATATTCCCTTTTTCATCAATATTAACGAAACTTAATTTATCGATCTCGCCATTTTTAAGCATCGTATTTAAGGTATGCTCAACAGCATGGTGCTCTATTTTTGAAGTTATAGCATGTTTAATGCCATAAGCTGAAATTCCGCAACGGATAGCTGTATTATCGGCCTCTGTGCCTCCGGAAGTAAAAAATATCTCAGACGGAGATGCATTTAACAGACCTGAAACGGTTTTACGGGCTTTCTCCACGAGTGTTCTCACCTCACGGCCAAGTGCATGAATGGCAGATGGGTTACCAAAGTAATTTTCCATCACGTTTGTCATTTCTGCGATTACTGCTGCATCTAAAGGCGTTGTGGCCGCATTATCTAAATAGACCCTTTTCATTTCTATGAATATTTAAAAGTTTTTTGTTGCAAAGATGCCTTGTTAAGGGCAAGCTCTGATTTAAATGCCCAAGGTTTAATCGTTATATTAAACCCTGAACAGGTATGCTTGATCCTGAAACCTTAAAAGATTAAAGGTGTAATATTTCTTTAATGTCAGAAATAATTTTGTTAGCCAAATTCTCGGCAATGGTTTCATTTTCTGCCTCACTGTAAATCCTGATGATCGGTTCCGTATTAGAGCGGCGCAAATGTACCCAGGTTTTATCAAATTCTATCTTCAAACCATCAATTGTACTATATGGCTGATTTTTATATTTCTCTTCTACCTGTTTCAATAAATTATCGATATCCATTTC
This genomic interval carries:
- a CDS encoding MBL fold metallo-hydrolase, coding for MERRKFIKNSALAVALLSIYKTDVFGQQELLRAYNFKPLRNDVGIFTEQGGTIGWLNSSNGFVVVDAQFPTTAPHVIDELKKLGEKPFKYLINTHHHGDHTAGNISFKGLAEKVVAHQNSLVNQKRGAEKANNLDKQLLPDTTFGTKWSAKVGNENIKAYYYGSGHTNGDAIYHFENANIVHVGDLVFNRKFPYIDRENGAHIGNWITALDKIQNQFDNDTLFIWGHSLDPEKVTGNKADVKAYQNYLQNLLTFVGGEIKAGKSKEDILKTTTIPNAPEWKGEGIERSLTAAYDELKGV
- a CDS encoding cytochrome ubiquinol oxidase subunit I encodes the protein MDDFIAARSQMALSLGFHIIFSCIGMVMPFFMAVSHYKWLKTNDEVYKNLTKAWSKGVAIFFATGAVSGTMLSFELGLLWPKFMDHAGPIFGMPFSLEGTAFFIEAIALGFFLYGWNKLNKWFHWFTGMVVGVSGLASGILVVAANAWMNSPAGFDFVNGQYLNIDPIQAMLNKAWFSQALHMCLAAFTATGFAVAGVHALMILRDRNAVFHLKAFKIAAVFACIAALLQPLSGDISAKDVAKRQPAKLAAMEALYKTEKPAPLLIGGIVNEKDKTVKGAIKIPGALSFLAHGDFKAEVKGLDQIPENEHPPVAITHYAFQIMVGIGTLLLLIALTYFFILFKKKPLTEKRWLLKLFVFAIPLGYLALEAGWVVTEVGRQPWIIYGIMRTKDAVTPMPGIAYSFYIFSAIYVSLSIIVTFLLYRQIKMVPVLYNKSETN
- a CDS encoding cysteine desulfurase family protein; this encodes MKRVYLDNAATTPLDAAVIAEMTNVMENYFGNPSAIHALGREVRTLVEKARKTVSGLLNASPSEIFFTSGGTEADNTAIRCGISAYGIKHAITSKIEHHAVEHTLNTMLKNGEIDKLSFVNIDEKGNIDYNHLEELLQNNERTFVSLMHANNELGTLTDMVKVGDICEKYNAIYHADTVQTMGHYPHNVRELKAHFIVCAAHKLHGPKGVGFLYVNSNIKIPPMIYGGSQERNMRGGTENVYGIVGLAKALEIAYSEMDHHQSYIQGLKDYLKTQLIAEIPGIGFNGETDADKSLYTVLNVSFPEMDMADMLLFNLDINGICASGGSACSSGSNIGSHVLNGINADPNRPSVRFSFSKYTTKEDLDYVIEKVKMVVKQNALV